The Nocardioides humi genome includes a region encoding these proteins:
- a CDS encoding heat shock protein transcriptional repressor HspR: MAAAARPPQGPPGEEDAVYVISVAAQLSGLHPQTLRTYERVGLITPGRTGGGGRRYSYRDIERLREIAQLTAAGIGIEGVKRILDLENAVAALRSRNAELVAELDATREALRQATSTRPSLPRSNLPALPGTTVGQSVVVWRRNP, from the coding sequence ATGGCCGCCGCCGCCCGACCGCCGCAGGGGCCTCCGGGCGAGGAGGACGCCGTCTACGTCATCAGCGTGGCGGCCCAGCTCAGCGGCCTGCACCCGCAGACGCTGCGGACCTACGAGCGGGTCGGGCTGATCACGCCCGGCCGCACGGGCGGCGGCGGCCGGCGGTACTCCTACCGCGACATCGAGCGGCTGCGCGAGATCGCCCAGCTCACCGCCGCCGGCATCGGCATCGAGGGCGTCAAGCGGATCCTCGACCTCGAGAACGCCGTGGCCGCGCTGCGGTCCCGCAACGCCGAGCTGGTCGCGGAGCTGGACGCCACCCGCGAGGCGCTCCGCCAGGCCACCTCCACGCGCCCGAGTCTCCCGCGCAGCAACCTCCCCGCCCTCCCCGGCACGACCGTCGGCCAGTCCGTCGTCGTCTGGCGCCGCAACCCCTGA
- the dnaJ gene encoding molecular chaperone DnaJ has protein sequence MSDDGIRSDWATKDFYKELGVAKSATQDEIKKAYRKLARANHPDSHPDDTAKHDRFKAVAEAYDVLGDADKRKKYDQAREMFSRGGFPAGAGFGGGAGGFGGGFGGNVNVEDLLRDRAGGGGGGFGDLFGDLFGGGGRGRARARATRGADLETTATIGFTEALEGATVSLRVSSDGACATCHGTGGKPGTQPHVCPTCDGSGFVTASVGGAFSMNETCPTCGGRQLVYDDPCPTCHGSGLGRSTRTIQAKIPAGVKDGQRIRLRGKGAPGENGGPAGDLYVTVKVTGHRVFGRKGEHLTVDVPVSFAELALGAEIKIPTLGAAPVTLKVPAGTPNGRTFRVRGKGAAKADGSRGDLLATVEVQVPSTLDADARAALEAYAAATADTQLRSGLFQDAG, from the coding sequence ATGAGTGACGACGGGATCCGGTCCGACTGGGCGACCAAGGACTTCTACAAGGAGCTCGGGGTCGCGAAGTCGGCGACGCAGGACGAGATCAAGAAGGCGTACCGCAAGCTCGCGCGCGCCAACCACCCCGACTCGCACCCCGACGACACCGCCAAGCACGACCGGTTCAAGGCGGTGGCCGAGGCGTACGACGTCCTCGGGGACGCCGACAAGCGCAAGAAGTACGACCAGGCCCGCGAGATGTTCAGCCGCGGCGGGTTCCCCGCGGGGGCCGGCTTCGGCGGCGGTGCCGGCGGCTTCGGCGGTGGCTTCGGCGGCAATGTGAACGTCGAGGACCTGCTCCGCGACCGCGCGGGCGGTGGGGGCGGCGGGTTCGGCGACCTCTTCGGCGACCTGTTCGGCGGGGGCGGCCGGGGCCGCGCCCGGGCCCGGGCCACCCGCGGCGCCGACCTGGAGACGACGGCCACGATCGGCTTCACCGAGGCGCTCGAGGGCGCGACCGTGTCGCTGCGGGTCAGCTCCGACGGCGCCTGCGCGACCTGCCACGGGACGGGCGGCAAGCCCGGCACCCAGCCGCACGTGTGCCCGACCTGCGACGGCAGCGGCTTCGTCACCGCCTCCGTCGGCGGCGCGTTCTCGATGAACGAGACGTGCCCGACCTGCGGCGGACGCCAGCTCGTGTACGACGACCCCTGCCCCACCTGCCACGGCTCGGGCCTGGGCCGGTCCACCCGGACCATCCAGGCGAAGATCCCGGCCGGGGTGAAGGACGGGCAGCGGATCCGGCTGCGCGGCAAGGGCGCGCCGGGCGAGAACGGCGGCCCCGCCGGTGACCTCTACGTCACCGTCAAGGTCACCGGGCACCGCGTGTTCGGCCGCAAGGGCGAGCATCTCACCGTCGACGTACCCGTCTCGTTCGCGGAGCTCGCGCTCGGTGCCGAGATCAAGATCCCCACGCTCGGCGCTGCGCCGGTGACCCTCAAGGTCCCGGCCGGCACGCCCAACGGCCGCACCTTCCGGGTGCGGGGCAAGGGCGCCGCCAAGGCCGACGGCTCGCGGGGCGACCTACTGGCGACGGTCGAGGTGCAGGTGCCCAGCACCCTCGACGCCGACGCCAGGGCGGCCCTGGAGGCGTACGCCGCCGCGACCGCCGACACCCAGCTGCGGTCGGGCCTGTTCCAGGACGCCGGCTGA
- a CDS encoding Abi-alpha family protein: MSEHRKGDMTDDDLDKDGLPRLPALTGPAVADSLPGLARVAGSAALHTAGWGLRTTTRNWMRVGRAVTSRDEATALIRDVGSYVGALGEVAKQVSGGVPVATALMRAGETLGASADRPRETMVTPVVDGQVIASRPQSLRERGNELLERSRDVWSQDDRHPAFDRILDELAPDEARILVMMLRDGPQPSVDVRTGGPIGMVSSQLIAPGLNMVGPRAGLRYLEQVPSYLNNLFRLGLVWFSREPVHDHLEYQVLEAQPDVLAALHSVKFAKVVRRSIHLTPFGEEFCKLALVDERTAASDDLPEHETPPEIDG; encoded by the coding sequence ATGTCCGAGCACCGGAAGGGCGACATGACCGACGACGACCTCGACAAGGATGGCCTGCCGCGGCTCCCCGCGCTGACCGGCCCTGCCGTCGCCGACTCGCTGCCCGGGCTGGCGCGGGTCGCCGGCTCGGCCGCGCTGCACACCGCCGGCTGGGGGCTGCGGACCACGACCCGCAACTGGATGCGGGTCGGCCGCGCCGTCACCAGCCGCGACGAGGCGACCGCGCTGATCCGCGATGTCGGCTCGTACGTCGGCGCGCTCGGCGAGGTCGCCAAGCAGGTGTCCGGCGGGGTGCCCGTCGCGACCGCCCTGATGCGCGCGGGCGAGACCCTCGGCGCCAGCGCCGACCGGCCGCGCGAGACGATGGTGACGCCGGTCGTCGACGGCCAGGTGATCGCGTCGCGACCGCAGTCCCTGCGCGAGCGCGGCAACGAGCTGCTCGAGCGCTCCCGCGACGTGTGGAGTCAGGACGACCGGCACCCGGCGTTCGACCGGATCCTCGACGAGCTCGCGCCCGACGAGGCCCGGATCCTGGTGATGATGCTGCGCGACGGCCCGCAGCCGTCGGTCGACGTCCGCACCGGCGGGCCGATCGGCATGGTCAGCAGCCAGCTGATCGCGCCCGGGCTCAACATGGTCGGGCCGCGGGCCGGCCTCCGCTACCTGGAGCAGGTGCCGTCGTACCTCAACAACCTGTTCCGGCTCGGCCTGGTCTGGTTCTCCCGCGAGCCGGTGCACGACCACCTGGAGTACCAGGTGCTCGAGGCGCAGCCCGACGTCCTCGCGGCGCTGCACTCGGTGAAGTTCGCCAAGGTCGTCCGGCGCAGCATCCACCTCACGCCCTTCGGCGAGGAGTTCTGCAAGCTGGCGCTGGTCGACGAGCGGACCGCCGCGAGCGACGACCTGCCCGAGCACGAGACCCCGCCGGAGATCGACGGCTGA
- the grpE gene encoding nucleotide exchange factor GrpE translates to MTEENLTPEGEPQETAAPSPEGQDQSEAPEPPAASEPADTAAEQAEATPEADELAVTRMELEERTLDLQRLQAEFLNYKRRVDRDRELLRENATYAALTPIIDVLDTIDRAREHEPLEGGFKAVAEQLERVVAGLGLVKFGEPGDAFDPTIHEALSHIGTDAEVEVTTCKVVAKAGYKIGDRVVRAAQVLVVDPA, encoded by the coding sequence GTGACCGAGGAGAACCTCACCCCGGAGGGGGAGCCGCAGGAGACTGCGGCTCCCTCGCCCGAGGGCCAGGACCAGTCCGAGGCACCGGAGCCGCCCGCGGCGTCGGAGCCCGCCGACACGGCGGCCGAGCAGGCGGAGGCGACCCCCGAGGCCGACGAGCTCGCCGTCACGAGGATGGAGCTGGAGGAGCGGACCCTCGACCTGCAGCGCCTGCAGGCGGAGTTCCTCAACTACAAGCGCCGCGTCGACCGCGACCGGGAGCTGCTCCGCGAGAACGCGACGTACGCCGCGCTCACGCCGATCATCGACGTCCTCGACACCATCGACCGGGCCCGCGAGCACGAGCCGCTCGAGGGCGGCTTCAAGGCCGTGGCCGAGCAGCTCGAGCGCGTCGTCGCCGGGCTCGGCCTGGTGAAGTTCGGCGAGCCGGGCGACGCGTTCGACCCGACCATCCACGAGGCGCTCTCGCACATCGGCACCGACGCCGAGGTCGAGGTGACGACGTGCAAGGTGGTCGCGAAGGCCGGCTACAAGATCGGCGACCGGGTGGTCCGCGCAGCGCAGGTGCTGGTGGTCGACCCGGCTTGA